A single window of Montipora capricornis isolate CH-2021 chromosome 14, ASM3666992v2, whole genome shotgun sequence DNA harbors:
- the LOC138032871 gene encoding tetratricopeptide repeat protein 28-like yields MFMEAIDYHKHHLGIAKELGLKAGEGEAYANLGYAYASLGNFKQAIEYYEQYLSIAKEVGDRAGEGAACANLGNTYTSLGNFKEAIEYHEHHLSIAKEVGDRAGEGKAYGSLGNAYASLGNFEQAIKYHQICLGIAKEVRARLVEGAALHSLGRDHESSGSLGDALSCYLLSIEHFDQMRLSLQSKDAWKISFRHLNKEAYVSLWRVLLKNGEIEEALYAAEKGRAQALRDILNEQYGIDSHSFSKIASKETLLSPLDFVSSQTVFVALDGNTISFWVLRKGSKILFRQKEISQGIPDLMVKTFLKEIGVRGGVRCEDRSLDNLRSNLPLSRKPSSGKTHRSSNSSINTLQPLYDVLIRPIVDLLQSDELIVVPDGPFCLAPYCALSESIRIRTAPSLTFLKMIADASEDFHSKTGALLVGDPWLKEVTNEDGKPILEQLPCAKEEVKMIGELLKTAPLTGRNATKSEVLRKMESVALVHIAAHGGQESGEIALAPNPQRQSSIPKEEDFILKVSDVQAVCLRARLVVLSCCHSGRGEVKSEGVVGIARAFLCAGARSVLVSLWAIDDKATLLFMRSFYQHLVAGKSASAALHQAMKSLRESKQYCAVKHWAPFMLFGDDVTLEIRRK; encoded by the exons ATGTTTATGGAAGCCATAGATTACCATAAACATCATCTAGGCATTGCTAAGGAACTGGGACTTAAAGCTGGGGAGGGAGAGGCCTATGCAAATCTTGGTTATGCCTACgccagtctgggcaattttaaacaagctatagagtattacgaacaatatcttagcattgcaaaagaagtgggGGATAGAGCTGGAGAGGGAGCAGCCTGTGCCAATCTGGGCAATACCTATACCAGTCTGGGAAATTTTAAAGAAGCTATAGAGTACCATGAACATCATCTTAGTATAGCCAAAGAAGTGGGAGATAGGGCTGGGgaaggaaaagcctatggcAGTCTGGGAAATGCATACGCCAGTCTCGGTAATTTTGAGCAAGCCATAAAGTACCACCAAATTTGTCTtggtattgcaaaagaagtaagGGCTAGGTTAGTGGAAGGAGCTGCGCTTCACTCCTTAGGTCGTGATCATGAATCGTCGGGTTCCTTGGGTGATGCTCTTAGTTGCTATCTGTTAAGCATAGAACATTTTGATCAAATGAGACTTAGTCTTCAGTCAAAAGATGcttggaaaataagctttcgccACCTTAATAAGGAAGCCTACGTTTCTTTGTGGAGAGtacttttgaagaatggagaaATTGAGGaggctttgtatgctgctgagaaAGGTCGCGCACAGGCCTTGAGGGATATTTTGAACGAACAATACGGCATTGACTCACATTCTTTCTCTAAAATTGCATCGAAGGAAACCCTCTTGTCTCCGTTAGATTTCGTATCCTCACAAACAGTTTTTGTTGCACTGGACGGGAACACGATCAGTTTTTGGGTGCTGAGAAAAGGCAGCAAGATCCTCTTTCGCCAAAAGGAAATCTCTCAAGGAATTCCCGACTTGATGGTGAAAACGTTTCTAAAAGAGATTGGTGTAAGGGGTGGCGTCAGATGTGAGGATCGTTCTTTGGATAATCTACGCAGCAATTTGCCTTTGAGCAGAAAGCCTAGCAGTGGAAAAACCCACAGATCTTCGAACTCCTCCATCAACACTTTGCAGCCATTGTACGATGTCTTAATCAGACCAATTGTAGACTTGCTCCAAAGTGACGAGTTAATTGTTGTTcccgatggaccattttgcttggctccttaTTGTGCATTGAGCGAGTCTATCAGGATCCGCACTGCTCCTTCGCTCACCTTTTTAAAAATGATCGCCGATGCAAGTGAAGATTTCCACAGTAAGACTGGAGCACTGCTTGTGGGTGATCCGTGGTTGAAGGAAGTTACTAACGAGGATGGTAAGCCCATTTTGGAACAGCTCCCATGCGCAAAAGAAGAAGTTAAGATGATTGGAGAACTTTTGAAGACTGCACCCCTGACTGGAAGAAATGCCACGAAATCTGAGGTGCTGAGAAAAATGGAGTCAGTTGCTTTAGTGCACATTGCAGCGCATGGAGGCCAGGAatctggagaaattgctttggccccaaatccgCAACGGCAATCCTCAATCCCGAAAGAGGAAGATTTCATATTAAAAGTGTCAGATGTTCAGGCAGTTTGTCTACGTGCAAGACTAGTTGTGCTGAGCTGTTGTCACAGTGGCCGGGGAGAGGTGAAGTCTGAGGGTGTGGTTggaatagccagggctttcctgtgtgctggtgctcggtctgttctggtgtcactctgggcaatagATGACAAGGCAACGTTACTTTTCATGAGGAGTTTCTATCAACACCTGGTAGCTGGAAAAAGTGCAAGTGCAGCTCTTCACCAAGCGATGAAATCTCTTCGAGAGTCAAAGCAGTATTGCGCTGTAAAGcactgggcgccatttatgttatttggcgatgatgtcacccTGGAAATTCGAAGAAAATG a